In Archangium violaceum, the following are encoded in one genomic region:
- a CDS encoding HAD family hydrolase: protein MTPMHKTIVFDLDGTLVDSLPDIIASFQYSLMSLGLPVPTDTEVRVLIGHPLEEMFEHFAPGQDVTRLCSIYREHYPRNFVNRSRPFPGVLELLRTLRERGYKLAIATTKRTDMARRFVEALGMMPMVDHVQGTDGFPHKPAPDVIHRALGALGGAKGLWMVGDTTADMQAGRAAGLRTYGVTWGNHDAALLATATPDEIQPDLGQLLQHLPPLPRA from the coding sequence ATGACGCCCATGCACAAGACGATCGTCTTCGACCTCGACGGCACGCTGGTGGACTCGCTGCCGGACATCATCGCCAGCTTCCAGTACAGCTTGATGAGCCTGGGACTGCCGGTGCCCACGGACACGGAGGTGCGCGTGCTCATCGGCCACCCCCTGGAGGAGATGTTCGAGCACTTCGCGCCCGGGCAGGATGTCACGCGCCTGTGCTCCATCTACCGCGAGCACTACCCGCGCAACTTCGTCAACCGCTCGCGCCCCTTCCCCGGCGTCCTCGAGCTGCTGCGGACCCTGCGGGAGCGGGGCTACAAGCTGGCCATCGCCACCACCAAGCGCACCGACATGGCGCGGCGCTTCGTCGAGGCGCTCGGGATGATGCCCATGGTGGACCACGTGCAGGGCACCGATGGCTTCCCGCACAAGCCCGCGCCGGATGTCATCCACCGGGCCCTGGGCGCGCTCGGTGGTGCCAAGGGCCTGTGGATGGTGGGTGACACCACCGCGGACATGCAGGCCGGGCGGGCCGCGGGGCTGCGCACCTACGGCGTCACCTGGGGCAACCACGACGCCGCGCTGCTCGCCACCGCCACTCCGGATGAAATCCAACCGGACCTGGGGCAGCTGCTCCAGCACCTGCCCCCGCTTCCGCGCGCCTGA
- a CDS encoding YgiQ family radical SAM protein — protein sequence MATHSRYSHPFLPVTRADMQARGWEQLDIIIVSGDAYVDHPAFGPVLIARFLEGRGFKVGIIAQPDWHSAEPFKALGKPRLFFGVAAGNLDSMLNRLTAQKKNRSEDQYSPGGRTNCRPDRATIVYAQRCREAYPDVPIVLGGIEASLRRIAHYDYWSDKVRRSILMDAKADLLVFGMGERPVWEIADRMRRGEKVEDLRDVRGTAYIINDAEMKTHEADPAKRAADRKVVVLPSYEEVVEDKLAFARMSRDFQMETNPGNGRPLAQRHGNRAVYFNPPAQPLDDGEARGDTVAMDELYDLSFNRVPHPMYKEGIPAYETVKHSIVLMRGCFGGCTFCSITEHEGRVIQSRSAESVLREVRALRRMGDFRGTITDLGGPTANMYKLKCKSPDIERKCRKLSCVHPGVCENLQTDHGPLIDLMKQVREEEGVKHVFIASGVRYDLAERSPEYVKELAAHHVGGQLSVAPEHVSPRVLEKMKKPGIESFERFQNMFACASEEAGKEQYDIPYFISGHPGSTLEDMVELALWLKKNGKRPRQVQDFIPTPMAMATAMYYSGYDPLKMEPVYTAKGLREKRLQKALLLYWNPEHWPLAREALTLAGREDLIGRGPQALVPPETGAEASRRKQAEARERSERRTR from the coding sequence ATGGCCACACACTCCCGCTACTCGCACCCCTTCCTTCCCGTCACCCGCGCCGACATGCAGGCCCGGGGGTGGGAGCAGCTCGACATCATCATCGTCTCCGGGGACGCGTACGTGGACCATCCCGCGTTCGGCCCGGTGCTCATCGCCCGCTTCCTCGAGGGCCGCGGCTTCAAGGTGGGCATCATCGCCCAGCCGGACTGGCACTCGGCCGAGCCCTTCAAGGCCCTGGGCAAGCCGAGGCTCTTCTTCGGGGTGGCCGCCGGCAACCTCGACTCGATGCTCAACCGGCTCACCGCGCAGAAGAAGAACCGCTCGGAGGACCAGTACAGCCCGGGCGGCCGCACCAACTGCCGGCCGGACCGCGCCACCATCGTCTATGCCCAGCGCTGCCGCGAGGCGTACCCGGACGTGCCCATCGTCCTCGGGGGCATCGAGGCCTCGCTGCGGCGCATCGCGCACTACGACTACTGGAGCGACAAGGTGCGCCGCTCCATCCTCATGGACGCCAAGGCGGACCTGCTCGTCTTCGGCATGGGCGAGCGCCCCGTCTGGGAGATCGCCGACCGCATGCGCCGGGGCGAGAAGGTGGAGGACCTCCGCGACGTGCGCGGCACCGCGTACATCATCAACGACGCGGAGATGAAGACGCACGAGGCGGATCCGGCGAAGCGGGCCGCGGACCGCAAGGTGGTGGTGCTGCCCTCGTACGAGGAGGTGGTGGAGGACAAGCTGGCCTTCGCCCGCATGTCGCGCGACTTCCAGATGGAGACCAACCCCGGCAACGGGCGGCCCCTGGCGCAGCGGCACGGCAACCGCGCCGTCTACTTCAACCCGCCGGCGCAGCCGCTGGATGACGGGGAGGCGCGCGGCGACACGGTGGCCATGGACGAGCTGTACGACCTGTCCTTCAACCGTGTCCCGCACCCCATGTACAAGGAGGGCATCCCCGCCTACGAGACGGTGAAGCACTCCATCGTGCTGATGCGCGGGTGCTTCGGCGGCTGCACCTTCTGCTCCATCACCGAGCACGAGGGCCGCGTCATCCAGAGCCGCAGCGCGGAGAGCGTGCTGCGCGAGGTGCGGGCCCTGCGGCGCATGGGGGACTTCCGCGGCACCATCACGGACCTCGGTGGCCCCACGGCCAACATGTACAAGCTCAAGTGCAAGAGTCCGGACATCGAGCGCAAGTGCCGCAAGCTCTCGTGCGTGCACCCGGGCGTCTGCGAGAACCTCCAGACGGACCACGGGCCGCTCATCGACCTGATGAAGCAGGTGCGCGAGGAGGAGGGCGTCAAGCACGTCTTCATCGCCAGCGGGGTGCGCTACGACCTGGCCGAGCGCTCGCCCGAGTACGTGAAGGAGCTCGCCGCGCACCACGTGGGCGGACAGCTCTCGGTGGCGCCCGAGCACGTGTCGCCCCGGGTGCTGGAGAAGATGAAGAAGCCCGGCATCGAGAGCTTCGAGCGCTTCCAGAACATGTTCGCCTGCGCCAGCGAGGAGGCCGGCAAGGAGCAGTACGACATCCCGTACTTCATCAGCGGCCACCCGGGCTCGACGCTCGAGGACATGGTGGAGCTGGCGCTGTGGCTGAAGAAGAACGGCAAGCGCCCGCGCCAGGTGCAGGACTTCATCCCCACGCCCATGGCGATGGCCACGGCCATGTACTACTCGGGGTATGACCCCTTGAAGATGGAGCCCGTCTATACGGCCAAGGGTCTGCGGGAGAAGCGGCTGCAGAAGGCGCTGCTGCTCTACTGGAACCCCGAGCACTGGCCGCTGGCGCGCGAGGCGCTGACGCTGGCGGGCCGGGAGGACCTCATTGGCCGCGGGCCGCAGGCGCTGGTGCCTCCGGAAACCGGTGCCGAGGCCTCTCGCCGCAAGCAGGCCGAGGCCCGCGAGCGCTCGGAGCGCCGGACGCGCTGA
- a CDS encoding DJ-1/PfpI family protein has protein sequence MAGKKLLMLVGDYVEDYEVMVPFQALQAVGHTVHAVCPDKKAGDTVRTAVHDFDGAQTYSEKPGHNFAVNATFAEIEASQYEGLVIPGGRAPEYLRLNPKVLQVVRHFAEARKPIAAVCHGLQVLAAAGVLEGKRCTAYPACGPEVTLAKGTYVQVPVDDAVIDGNLVTAPAWPAHPKWIAGFLQVLGTRIQH, from the coding sequence ATGGCAGGCAAGAAGCTGCTGATGCTGGTGGGCGACTACGTCGAGGACTACGAGGTGATGGTGCCGTTCCAGGCCCTGCAGGCCGTGGGACACACGGTCCACGCCGTCTGCCCGGACAAGAAGGCCGGAGACACGGTGCGCACCGCGGTGCACGACTTCGACGGGGCGCAGACGTACAGCGAGAAGCCGGGCCACAACTTCGCCGTCAACGCCACCTTCGCGGAGATCGAGGCCTCCCAGTACGAGGGACTGGTGATTCCCGGTGGCCGCGCCCCCGAGTACCTGCGGCTCAACCCGAAGGTCCTCCAGGTGGTGCGCCACTTCGCCGAGGCGCGCAAGCCCATCGCCGCCGTCTGCCACGGGCTGCAGGTGCTCGCGGCGGCGGGCGTGCTCGAGGGCAAGCGCTGCACGGCCTACCCCGCCTGCGGCCCCGAGGTGACGCTCGCCAAGGGCACCTACGTGCAGGTCCCCGTGGATGACGCCGTCATCGACGGCAACCTCGTCACCGCTCCGGCCTGGCCCGCGCACCCGAAGTGGATCGCCGGCTTCCTCCAGGTGCTGGGCACGCGCATCCAGCACTGA
- a CDS encoding DUF4442 domain-containing protein: MPTLSSLTESLSRLASAETLRRAWSLLRHAPGGGVLMGQILGNLAPYTGTIHPEVLTLEEGYTRVRMRDRRRVRNHLRSVHAIALMNLGEVATGVAMMSALPEGMRGIITHLEMDYLKKARGPITAECRAPTAVAGERREYHVQADLTDENGEVVARARAHWLIGPATH, translated from the coding sequence ATGCCCACCCTCTCCAGCCTGACCGAATCCCTCTCCCGTCTCGCCTCGGCCGAGACCCTGCGCCGCGCGTGGAGCCTGCTGCGCCACGCTCCCGGCGGTGGGGTCCTGATGGGGCAGATCCTCGGCAATCTCGCGCCCTATACCGGCACCATCCACCCGGAGGTGCTCACCCTGGAGGAGGGCTACACCCGGGTGCGCATGCGCGACCGGCGCCGCGTCCGCAACCACCTGCGCTCGGTGCATGCCATCGCGTTGATGAACCTGGGCGAGGTGGCCACCGGCGTGGCGATGATGTCCGCTCTGCCCGAGGGCATGCGGGGCATCATCACCCACCTGGAGATGGACTACCTGAAGAAGGCCCGGGGCCCCATCACCGCCGAGTGCCGCGCCCCCACCGCCGTGGCCGGTGAGCGGCGCGAGTACCACGTCCAGGCGGACCTCACCGATGAGAACGGCGAGGTGGTGGCCCGGGCCCGTGCGCACTGGCTCATCGGCCCCGCCACGCACTGA